Below is a window of Acidobacteriota bacterium DNA.
GCCGGTGCCGCCAACATCAGGAGCAGAGCTCCCACCAGAATCGTCAGTGCCTTTTTCCTCACGGACTTCCTCCTTTCGCTACCGAGCTTCCCTCAGTGGTGTTCCACCGCCCCCGCGATGTAGATCATGGAGAGCAGGATAAAGACCAGAGTCTGAACGAACGCGACGAATATGCCCAGCAGGATGAAGGGGACGGGCACGGCGAAGGGAACCAGGTGAAGGAATACGCCGCCCACCTGGTGGTCGCCGAAAATGTTCCCGAAGAGACGGATGGCCAGGGACATGGGCCGCGCCAGATGGCTGACGACCTCGATGGGGAAGAAGAGGAAGGCCATGGGCAGGATCGGCCCCATGAAGTGCTTGAGATATCCGAGGCCCGCCGCGCGGGCGCCGAAGAAGTTGTAGGTGACGAAGGAGCACAGCGCCAGGGAGAGGGTCACGATGATGCTCCCCGTGGGGGGCATGAAACCCGGGATCAGGCCGATCAGGTTTGACAGGAGGATGAGGACGGCGAAGGTCCCGATCACGGGCATGAATTTCCGCCCGTGGTGGCCGATGATATCGTCGAGGAACTTGCCCACCACCTCCGCCACGAGTTCCAGGATCTGCTGAAGAACCCCCGGCTTCTCCACCGACAGGCGACGGGTGGCGGCGAAGGCCACCACCAGGGAGACGACCATGACGAAGGCCAGCATCACGAAGTAGTCCGGGACGTGCGTGTGCGCCAGCCCGTTCACCAACATGGTGAGGAGGGAATCCATCTCGTGCATGGTCAGCCTCGTGTCCGCATGGCTCCGGCCAAGGCCAGGAGCATCAAGGGCCCCCCAATCCCGAGAACCACCCCCAGCGATTCCCGAGGCAGGACCTTCAAAATAGCATACAGGACCCCCGCAAGCAAGAGGGTCTTCAGGACCAATCCCAGGGCCAGGCGCACCCACTCGGAGCGGGTCGGAAGCCTTTCGCCCAGCAGGATTCCAATGGAGCTGGCCATCCAGAGAAAGTCCGCCGCCACCAGCGCGAAGACGGCGGAGAAGGCCAGGGCGGAACGCGGAGAAACGAAGGCGGCCAGAACCAGGGCGCCGGCGATCCATCCGGCGGCGGCCATCCGCAGGTAGCGCCGCCTAAACGCCTCCATCCCCACCGTTTCCCCCCTTGTCCTTGATCGAGCCCAGCATGTTCACGAGGTAGACGAAGGCGGCCGCCAAGCCGAGCAAGAATCCCGCCAGGACTCCGTAGGGGCCCGTGCCAAGCCAGCGGTCCACGAGGTATCCCCCGCCCGCACCGAGCAGGACCGTCACCGGGAAGGTGTACACCAGTTCCAGGTAGACGCCGAGGCGTCGCAGCGGGGACGCCATCACTCCACCCTAGCGCCCGAGGAGCGAGATGCGCGCGGCCCAGGTGATGAGGGGCTGGCCGTAGAGCCCGAAGGCGAGGGTCGCCGCCCCGCAGATCCACAAGCCCGCGGCGAGGGTCCATCCGGCTCGGGGAGCCGGAAGCGCCTGCGGGTCCCTCAGGAACATCCGGTAGACCAGCCGGAAGTAGTAGTAGAGGGAAACCACGCTCGTGACCGCCAGGACCACCGCAAGCAGGTAGAGGCTTGCGCTCACGGCGGAGTAGAAGATCATCAGC
It encodes the following:
- the atpB gene encoding F0F1 ATP synthase subunit A: MHEMDSLLTMLVNGLAHTHVPDYFVMLAFVMVVSLVVAFAATRRLSVEKPGVLQQILELVAEVVGKFLDDIIGHHGRKFMPVIGTFAVLILLSNLIGLIPGFMPPTGSIIVTLSLALCSFVTYNFFGARAAGLGYLKHFMGPILPMAFLFFPIEVVSHLARPMSLAIRLFGNIFGDHQVGGVFLHLVPFAVPVPFILLGIFVAFVQTLVFILLSMIYIAGAVEHH
- a CDS encoding AtpZ/AtpI family protein codes for the protein MASPLRRLGVYLELVYTFPVTVLLGAGGGYLVDRWLGTGPYGVLAGFLLGLAAAFVYLVNMLGSIKDKGGNGGDGGV